Below is a window of Microbacterium saperdae DNA.
CACGGGGGAGCGGTGCGTCGCATCCGTGACGAACGGGGTGGCGATCGCCGAGGCCTCTGCCCAGTCGTACAGCACGGAGGATGACTCCGCGGTGCGGGCACCAGCCCAGCTGAGGCCTCCGTTGTCGAGGATCCAGCGCAGCTGGCTGTCGAGCAGGTGCAGGGTGGTCAGCGCCGGTGTGTTCAAGGTCTGGTTGAGCCGCGAGTTGTCCACCGCGTTCTTCAGGCTCAGGAACTCGGGGATGTAGCGGTCGGAGGCGGCGATGCGCTCGATGCGCTCGATCGCCGCGGGCGACGCGACGGCGAACCACAGCCCGCCGTCCGAGCCGAGGTTCTTCTGCGGTGCGAAGTAGTACACGTCGGCCTGGGTCGCATCGAAGTCGATGCCGCCGGCGGCGCTGGTCGCGTCGATCACGGTCAGGGCGCCGTCGGCCGCGATGCGCTCGATCGGCGCCGCGACGCCGGTGGAGGTCTCGTTGTGAGGCCAGGCGTACACGTCGACACCCTCGACCACCTCGGCGGACGTGCGGGATCCGGGCTCCGCCTTGCGCACGTCGGGCGCTTCGAGCCACGGGGCGGCTGCGGCACCGGCGAACTTCCCGCCGAACTCTCCGAAGACGAGGTTCTGGCTGCGGCGCTCGATGAGACCGAATGCGGCGGCATCCCAGAACGCGGTCGACCCGCCGTTGCCGACCAGGATCTCGTACCCCTCGGGGATGCGGAACAGGGAGGCGAGCTGCTCGCGCACGCTGCCCACGAGGTTCTTCACCGGGGCCTGGCGGTGGGAGGTGCCCAGGAGCGTGGCCCCCGACGCGAGGAGTGCGTCGAGCTGCGCGGGGCGCACCTTCGACGGACCACAGCCGAAACGGCCGTCGACGGGCAGGAGGTCACGCGGAATCTCGATCGCCATGGGTCGATTCTAGGGGGCGCGGATGAGACTCGATCACCGGGGCGAGGCCGATGTCCCCGCGGGAATGTAGGCTTGCCTAAGAACCTCGGAGGGCCTGCACATGACGGATCTGATCGACACCACGGAGATGTACCTCCGCACCATCCTCGAGCTCGAGGAGGAGAACATCGTGCCGCTGCGTGCGCGCATCTCCGAGCGCCTCGGTCACTCGGGCCCGACCGTCTCGCAGACCGTCGGCCGCATGGAACGCGACGGGCTCGTCGTCGTCTCCGAGGACCGCACGCTCGAACTCACGGACTCCGGGCGCCGCAAGGCGGTCAACGTCATGCGCAAGCATCGTCTCGCGGAGCGTCTGCTGTCCGACGTGATCGGACTCGATTGGGCGTTCGTGCACGAAGAGGCCTGCCGCTGGGAGCACGTCATGAGCGAGCAGGTCGAGCGCCGGCTCGTCGAGCTCCTCGGCCACCCCACGGAATCGCCGTACGGCAACCCGATCCCCGGCCTCGACCAGCTCGGCGATCTGCCGGCCCGCACCTTCGACGAGGGCGTGATCGGTCTGGTCCAGAAACTGAATGCCGCCGGCGAGCCGATCGACGGCACCGTGCGTCGTCTGGCCGAGCCCGCGCAGGTCGACCCCGAGCTCCTCGAGCAGTTGCGTGATGCGGGTGTCGTTCCCGGTGCGCACGGCGACTTCCGCTTCAGCGAGGGCTATGTCCTCATCCAGATGGACGGCAAGGAAGACGGGCTGGAACTGCCTGTCGAGCTCGCATCCCACATCTTCCTCGTGGGCGATCCGGCCTGATATTCCGGGGATCCACGCCCCCTCCCCGACGATTGCCAGGTTCACAGGGTGACACGATCGTTATCTTCCGGTAGCCTCGGTCAGGTCGTCAGCGAAGAAGCCCGCTGACGGCGAAACCGCGAAGATTGCCTTTCGGCTCGTCATCTTCACGGCATGAACGCACAAAGTACCCGAGATACATTCGTGCCCCGAGAAGCAGAGTGCCGACGAGCCAGCGCTACCCGAAAGCGCACAGGCGCAGGAGGACTAAGTTTTGGTCGCAGACATCGAACCGCCCGCGAAGAAATCTGAAGATCGAGTACCCGCACGCCGGACAGGCGCGCGAGTCAGCGCTCGAAAGACCGTGAAGCCGCTCCGTTCTGTCGCCATCTTCGGCGCTGTCGGTGCACTCGTCGCCGGCATCGCTCTGCCCGCCTACGCCGCCACCAAGCCGGCTGAGGCCGCCACCACCGTGCAGCAGCTCGCCGCGGTCGATGCGCAGTCCCTCGTCGTCGCCTCGCAGGCCACCGCCGCACCTCTCGCCCGTGGAACGTTCACCGCGACGACGCCGGAGGAGATCGCGAAGAAGAAGGCTGAGGAAGCAGCTGCCGCTCGGGCCGCTGCAGCTGCGAAGTCCTCCGCTGCGGCATCGAACTTCAGCACCGCGGGCTATGCGCTCGTCTCTCCCGGTTCCGGTGAGGTGCGCTACCCGCTCCCCGGCGGCTCCTACAGCCAGGGCCGTACCATCGGCGGCGGACACAACGGCGCCGACATGCTCGCGCCGGCGATGACCCCGATCTACGCGGCGGCTGCGGGCGTCGTCCGTGCCTCTGCGGAGAGCATCGGAGGCTACGGCGTGTGCGTCATGATCGACAGTGTCGTGGGCGGTCAGCGCGTCCAGACCACCTACGGTCACATGACCTACGGCACGCGTCAGGTGCAGGCGGGGCAGACCGTCGCCGCCGGGCAGCTGATCGGTTTCGTCGGCAGCACCGGCCGTTCCACCGCGAACCACCTCCACTTCGAGGTCTGGATCAACGGCGGTCTCGTCGAGCCTTACTCCTGGCTCGCTGCCAACGCCGGCTGAGCCACGTGGCCCACGCCGCCATAGGCGGACGCGGACACGCCCCGAGCGTTCACCGGAAGTTTCGCCCCGCTCTCAGGGGAATGGGTTAGCCTGATCCCGTTGTCGCACAGACGGGAGAGGCTGATGGCGCGAATACCGAACATCCGAACCATGGATGGACTCGGTCGTCACGTCCTTCTGCATCGCCCGCAGGGACTGCACGGTACTGCCGTGTGTGAAAGGCGCTGTCTTTAGACGGCGCCTTTTCTTGTTCCTGCGAACGCTCTGCCATCTGCGCGACCTCGTGATTCGAGAGTGCCGGGAAGCCGTCCCGGCGGATCGAGAGGATTCCGAATGCGCACACTAGTCCTGAATGCCGGATACGAGCCGCTTGCGATCGTGTCGTTCAAGAGAGCCCTCGTGCTCGTGATGAACGACAAAGCGACGGTGATAGAGCGCGTGGAGGACGACCCCGTCTGGGGGAGCCACGGAGTCTACGACCGGCCGGCGGTCATCATCCTGGCCCGATACGTGCGCGTGCCGAACAGCAGACGGGTTCCGGTGACGCGGCGCGGTGTTCTCCGACGAGACAACCATCGCTGCGGATACTGCGGCAAGGCCGCGTCGACGATCGACCACGTGCTGCCGCGTTCCCGCGGCGGGGCGGATTCCTGGGAGAACCTGGTGGCGTGCTGCCTGCGCTGCAACAACGTGAAGAGCGATCGGACTCCGCAGGAGATGCGGTGGGAGCTGCGGTTCACGCCGCGGCCGCCGCACGGCACCGCCTGGACCGTGCGCGGTACCGAGCGCAGCGACCCGCGGTGGGAGCCGTATCTGGAGTTGGCGGCGTAAACAGGCGTCTATCCCCCGGATGTGCCCTCGACAGGATTCGAACCTGCGACCTGCCCTTTAGGAGAGGGCTGCTCTATCCTGCTGAGCTACGGGGGCGTGCGATCCAGTCTAAGCGACGGCGTGGCTCGCAGCGGAGTGCCCGGCGCCGATCACGAGGTCGGCGGCCCGGATCACCGCGTCGAAGCTCGCGTCGATCACGGACCCGGCGCGACCAGCGGTCCAGCGCACACCGGTCTCGTCCCGGTACTCGAGCAGGGTGATCGCATCGCTGGCATTGCCGGCTTCCGCGCTGGTCTGATGCAGCGAGAGGATCTCGACACGGATGCCGGCCGCCAGCAACGCCTGGGTGAGGGCTTCCACCGGCCCGATCCCCGTATGCACCGAGGCGGAGTCCGCTCCGCGCGCACGCAGCCGCACCTCGGTGGATGCCCGGTCGACGCGATAGTCGGTGAGAGAGACCTGGCCGGAGGTCTCGGTGAGGTAGTGCGTGGCGAACAGCTCCCACAGGGCCTGTGCCGAGAGCTCGTCTCCGCTCGCATCGGCCTGCTGCTGCACGTGCCGCGCGAAGTCGATCTGCAGACGCCGGGGGAGCTCGACACCGAACGCGGTCTCCAGCAGGTGGGCGATCCCACCCTTCCCGGACTGCGAGTTCACCCGGATCACGGCGTCGTAGCCCCGCCCGATGTCGGCAGGGTCGATCGGCAGGTACGGGACGCGCCAGTCCAGCTTCTCCGCGTCGATCCCGGTGGCCAGAGCCTGCGCCCGATGTGCGGCGAGCCCCTTGCGGATCGCATCCTGATGCGTCCCGCTGAAGGCGGTGTGCACCAGGTCGCCGACGTAGGGGTGTCGGGGGTGCACCTCGATCCGGTTGCAGTACTCGACCGTGCGGCGGATCTCGTCGATGTCGGAGAAGTCGATCATCGGATCGACACCCTGCGCATGCAGGTTCAGGGCGAGTGTCGCGATGTCGACGTTGCCCGTGCGCTCTCCGTTGCCGAAGATGCAGCCCTCGACGCGCTGTGCGCCCGCGAGCACGGCGAGTTCGGCGCATGCGATCCCGGTGCCGCGGTCGTTGTGCGAGTGCACCGAGAGGATCACACCGTCGCGCCGCGCGAGGTTCCGGTGCATGTACTCGATCTGATCGGCATACACGTTCGGGGTGGCGATCTCGACGGTCGCCGGCAGGTTCAGGATGACGGGACGTGCGGCCGTGGCATCCCACAGGGTCGTGATGCTGTCGCAGAGGTCGAGCACATAGTCGGGCTCGGTCAGGTTGAACACCTCGGGGGAGAACTGGAACCGCACGTTCGGGAGATCTGCGGTGAGCTCGAGCACGTCGCGCCCCGCCGACAGGATGAGGTCCTTGAGCTCGGCGCGGTCGCGCCCGAGCACCAGGTCGCGCCACGTCGGCGCCGTGGCCGTGTAGACGTGGATCACCACGGGGTTGCGGATGCCGCGGACAGAGTCGACCGTCCGTTCGATCAGGTCTCGGCGGGCGGCCGTGAACACGACGATCGTGACGTCGTCGGGGGCGAGAGCGGACTCGGCGATCAGACGCACGAAGTCGAAGTCGGTCTGCGAGGCCGAGGGGTACCCCACCTCGATCTCCTTGTAGCCCATCGCGAGCATCAGCTCGAAGAAGCGTCGCTTGCGCGCGGGGTCCATCGGCTCGGCGAGAGCCTGATTGCCGTCGCGGAGGTCCACCGGCACCCACAGCGGGGCGACGGTGAGCTCGCGCGTGGGCCAGGTGCGCTCGGTGAGCGGAACGTCGACGCGATCACGCACGGCGGCATAGCGGTGCGAGGGCATCTGCGATGAGCGCTGGCGGTTCCACGCGGGTGCGTCGGCAGGCACGGGGCCGTGCGGCGTGGACAGGGTGCGGAAGGGCGACGGAGTGGATGTCGCGGTGTTCATGGTTTTCTCCGAGTGGTCGGCGGGATCCGACCGGCATGCAGACTGCCCACGACGGGGAACCGGTCTGATCAGGCCCCGTCGTGGCGGAGAAGGAGGAGTCGTCCGATGCGCACGACCACAATGTAGCAACTCCTCAGACAAGTTGACAAGTTAGACTGGTGCGCATGGTGCAGATCCAACGAACTCCGCTCGCCGACCAGGCCGCCGAGATCCTCCTCGAACGCGTGCGTGCGGGGGAGTGGACGCTCGGACAGAAGCTCCCTGGGGAGACGACGTTGGCCCCGCAGCTCGGCGTGGGACGGTCCACGGTGCGCGAGGCCATCCGGCAGCTCGCCGGCCGCGGTGTGCTGACCACTCGTCAGGGGTCCGGGGTGTTCGTGGCTGCGCTCGACGTTCCCGAAGACTGGGACGCGGTGCTCCGGCGTGCCGATATCGTGAGCGTGATCGAGGCCAGGATCGCGATCGAGTCCGAGGCGGCAGCACTCGCGGCGGAGCGTCGCACGGCCGTCGATGTGCGCGCGATCCGTCGAGCCCTCGACGCGCGCGCCACGACCGGACCCGGGATCGAGAACCACGTCGACGCCGATACGGCATTCCACCGCACGATCGTCGCCGCGTCGCACAACAGCATCCTGCTCGATCTGTTCGATGCCCTGACTCCACGACTGCGACAGGCGATGATCGAGATGCTCCGCATCCGCACGGATCACGGAGGCCCTGAGGACCATGACAGACACGTGCGTCTGGCGCAGACGGTGATCGACCGCGAGCCGGAGCTGGCCGCCGCGGAGAGCCGTGACCACCTCGGCGCGCTCAAGAAGGCCCTGGCATGAACCGAGACGTCCTGCGGCTCGATGCCGTCACCTTCCGCCGCAGCGGCACCGAGATCCTGCACGGCATCGACCTCACGGTACGCCGGGGTGAACACTGGGCTCTGCTCGGGCCCAACGGTGCGGGCAAGAGCACGATCCTCGGCTTCTGCGGCGCGCAGACGCATCCGACCTCCGGCACCGTCGAGGTCCTCGGCCATCGGCTGGGGCGCGTGGACATGCAGGAGCTCCGCCGACACATCGGGCACGTGAACCCGCGGCATCCGCTCCGCTCCGACCTCTCACCGCTCGAGGTCGCTCTCACCGGTGTCACCGGAACGGTCGAACGTGCGATGCGGTGGCAGCCCACCGACGAGCAGCAGGAGAACGCTCGACGTCTGATCGCATTGGTCGGGCTCGGCGAGGCGGAGGCCGCGCGGTGGCCGACCATGTCCCAGGGCGAGCGAGGGCGCGCACTGATAGCTCGCGCGCTCGTCGCGTCTCCCGCTCTGCTCCTGCTCGACGAACCGACCACGGGGCTCGACGTCGCGGCGCGCGAGCAGCTGCTCGAGACCATCGACGATCTCTCGCGCGCCGACCCCGAGCTCGCCTCCGTGCTGGTGACGCACCACCTCGAGGAGCTCCCCGAGACGACCACGCACGCCCTGGTCATCGCGGGCGGACGGGTGCTCGCGGCGGGACCGGTCGGCGACACGATCACCTCAGAGGTGATCAGCACCGCCTTCCGGCACCCTATCGAGGTGGCGTATCACGACGGCCGGTGGAGCGCGCGTGCGATCAGACGCGCGCTCGTCTGAGTCTCAGTCCTGTCCGCGCCGCCAGAGCTTCGACGGCCACCAGATCGCCTTGCCGATGTCGTAGGTGAGCGCCGGCACCAGCAGCGACCGCACGACGAAGGTGTCGAGCAGCACACCGAACGCCACGATGAAGGCCAGCTGAACGAGGAACAGGATCGGGATCACGGACAGCGCGGCGAAGGTCGCCGCGAGCACGAGGCCGGCCGAGGTGATCACGCCGCCGGTGATCGACAGTCCGCGCAGCACACCCTCCCGCGTGCCGTGCTCGATCGACTCCTCGCGCACGCGCGTCATCAGGAAGATGTTGTAGTCGATGCCGAGGGCCACCAGGAAGACGAATCCGTAGAGCGGTACCGCGGGATCGGCTCCGGGGAAGTCGAAGATGCCGTTGAAGACCAGTGCCGAGACGCCCAAGGCGGTGCCGAACGAGAGCACGGTCGTCAGGATCAGCAGCACCGGAGCCAGGATCGAGCGCAGCAGCAGCATGAGGATGAGCATGATCACGACCAGGATCAGCGGGATGATCAGGTTCCGGTCGTGGATCGACGCATCGTTCGTGTCGATCGCCGTCGCGGTGACGCCACCGACGAGGGCGTCGACATCATCGAGCTGCGTGCGCAGGTCGCGCACGGTGGCCGCCGCGGCGTCCGAATCGGCCGCATCCGTCAGCGTGCCCTGCAACAGCACGTCGCCGTCGACCACGGTCGGTTCCGGCGCGGGGGTGCCGGGAGCGCCCACGGCGGTGATGCCGTCAGCCGTCACCGGAGCGCTGCCGCTCGGCGAGTCTGATGCGGTGACCGCGACTCCGTCGACCCCGTCACTCGCCAGCAGCACGTCGGCCGCCGCCTGCAGGGAGTCCTCGGGCACGATGACGTACACGGGGCTGCCGGATCCCCCGGGGAAGTGCTCGCCCAGCGCGACCTGTCCATCGCGGGCCTCGGAGGCGCCGAGTACCAGGTCGGACTGCGGTACTCCGACCGCGTTGAGCTGCGTGAGGCCTGCGGCCCCGGCGAGCAGCACGAGCGTGGTCACGATCCAGATGACCCGCGGCCGCTTCTTGATGAGCCCGGCCAGTCGCGCCCAGAGCCCGGTGGTGCGCATGCCGTGCTCGGCTGCGACGACCTCGGGCTCGAACTTCGGTCGGCGCGGCCAGAACACGGCACGGCCGAAGAGCAGCAGCAGGGCCGGCAGCAACGTGAGCGCCGCGAGCATCGCGAACACGATGCCGATCGCCGCGACCGGTCCGAGCGTGCTGTTCGACTTCAGGTCGCTCAGGAGCAGGCAGAGGAGCCCGGCGATCACGGTGCCGCCCGAGGCCACGATCGGCTCGAAGGAGCCCTTCCACGCCGCGAGCACGGCCGTGCCCTTGTCCTGCGCCACGCGAAGCTCCTCGCGGAAGCGCGCCACGAACAGCAGCGCGTAGTCGGTGGCCGCGCCGATGACGAGGATGAACAGGATGCCCTGCGTCTGTCCGCTCAACAGCAGCACCTCGAACTTGGCCAGCCACCAGACCACCAGCAGAGCGACGCACAGCGCGAACAGGCTGGTCGACAGCACCACCAACGGCAGCAGGAACGACCGGTAGACCAGCACCAGGATCACCAGCACCGCCAGGAGGGCGACGCCCAGCAGGAGTCCGTCGATGCCGGAGAATCCGGCGACGAGATCGGCGCTGAAGCCGGCGGGTCCCGTGATGTAGACGGTCACCCCGTCGGGCACGGCCTCGCGCAGCTGGGTGCCGAGCGCCTCGGTGGCATCCGCGAGCTCGGCGTCGCTCTCGATCGGGATG
It encodes the following:
- a CDS encoding FadR/GntR family transcriptional regulator, producing MVQIQRTPLADQAAEILLERVRAGEWTLGQKLPGETTLAPQLGVGRSTVREAIRQLAGRGVLTTRQGSGVFVAALDVPEDWDAVLRRADIVSVIEARIAIESEAAALAAERRTAVDVRAIRRALDARATTGPGIENHVDADTAFHRTIVAASHNSILLDLFDALTPRLRQAMIEMLRIRTDHGGPEDHDRHVRLAQTVIDREPELAAAESRDHLGALKKALA
- a CDS encoding HNH endonuclease encodes the protein MRTLVLNAGYEPLAIVSFKRALVLVMNDKATVIERVEDDPVWGSHGVYDRPAVIILARYVRVPNSRRVPVTRRGVLRRDNHRCGYCGKAASTIDHVLPRSRGGADSWENLVACCLRCNNVKSDRTPQEMRWELRFTPRPPHGTAWTVRGTERSDPRWEPYLELAA
- a CDS encoding ABC transporter ATP-binding protein, coding for MNRDVLRLDAVTFRRSGTEILHGIDLTVRRGEHWALLGPNGAGKSTILGFCGAQTHPTSGTVEVLGHRLGRVDMQELRRHIGHVNPRHPLRSDLSPLEVALTGVTGTVERAMRWQPTDEQQENARRLIALVGLGEAEAARWPTMSQGERGRALIARALVASPALLLLDEPTTGLDVAAREQLLETIDDLSRADPELASVLVTHHLEELPETTTHALVIAGGRVLAAGPVGDTITSEVISTAFRHPIEVAYHDGRWSARAIRRALV
- a CDS encoding 2-isopropylmalate synthase; protein product: MNTATSTPSPFRTLSTPHGPVPADAPAWNRQRSSQMPSHRYAAVRDRVDVPLTERTWPTRELTVAPLWVPVDLRDGNQALAEPMDPARKRRFFELMLAMGYKEIEVGYPSASQTDFDFVRLIAESALAPDDVTIVVFTAARRDLIERTVDSVRGIRNPVVIHVYTATAPTWRDLVLGRDRAELKDLILSAGRDVLELTADLPNVRFQFSPEVFNLTEPDYVLDLCDSITTLWDATAARPVILNLPATVEIATPNVYADQIEYMHRNLARRDGVILSVHSHNDRGTGIACAELAVLAGAQRVEGCIFGNGERTGNVDIATLALNLHAQGVDPMIDFSDIDEIRRTVEYCNRIEVHPRHPYVGDLVHTAFSGTHQDAIRKGLAAHRAQALATGIDAEKLDWRVPYLPIDPADIGRGYDAVIRVNSQSGKGGIAHLLETAFGVELPRRLQIDFARHVQQQADASGDELSAQALWELFATHYLTETSGQVSLTDYRVDRASTEVRLRARGADSASVHTGIGPVEALTQALLAAGIRVEILSLHQTSAEAGNASDAITLLEYRDETGVRWTAGRAGSVIDASFDAVIRAADLVIGAGHSAASHAVA
- a CDS encoding MMPL family transporter, which codes for MSRPAQAPTPTPRERSRRHSWVRVFIPVALILVWLVGASLGGPLFGKVDEVSSNDQTSYLPSSSDATQVQKLLGEFNDSEAIPAIALFTSEQKLTDAELETISDAVADAPSVEGVSTDVSPALPSDDGKAVQAFIPIESDAELADATEALGTQLREAVPDGVTVYITGPAGFSADLVAGFSGIDGLLLGVALLAVLVILVLVYRSFLLPLVVLSTSLFALCVALLVVWWLAKFEVLLLSGQTQGILFILVIGAATDYALLFVARFREELRVAQDKGTAVLAAWKGSFEPIVASGGTVIAGLLCLLLSDLKSNSTLGPVAAIGIVFAMLAALTLLPALLLLFGRAVFWPRRPKFEPEVVAAEHGMRTTGLWARLAGLIKKRPRVIWIVTTLVLLAGAAGLTQLNAVGVPQSDLVLGASEARDGQVALGEHFPGGSGSPVYVIVPEDSLQAAADVLLASDGVDGVAVTASDSPSGSAPVTADGITAVGAPGTPAPEPTVVDGDVLLQGTLTDAADSDAAAATVRDLRTQLDDVDALVGGVTATAIDTNDASIHDRNLIIPLILVVIMLILMLLLRSILAPVLLILTTVLSFGTALGVSALVFNGIFDFPGADPAVPLYGFVFLVALGIDYNIFLMTRVREESIEHGTREGVLRGLSITGGVITSAGLVLAATFAALSVIPILFLVQLAFIVAFGVLLDTFVVRSLLVPALTYDIGKAIWWPSKLWRRGQD
- a CDS encoding metal-dependent transcriptional regulator, with amino-acid sequence MTDLIDTTEMYLRTILELEEENIVPLRARISERLGHSGPTVSQTVGRMERDGLVVVSEDRTLELTDSGRRKAVNVMRKHRLAERLLSDVIGLDWAFVHEEACRWEHVMSEQVERRLVELLGHPTESPYGNPIPGLDQLGDLPARTFDEGVIGLVQKLNAAGEPIDGTVRRLAEPAQVDPELLEQLRDAGVVPGAHGDFRFSEGYVLIQMDGKEDGLELPVELASHIFLVGDPA
- a CDS encoding M23 family metallopeptidase, which gives rise to MKPLRSVAIFGAVGALVAGIALPAYAATKPAEAATTVQQLAAVDAQSLVVASQATAAPLARGTFTATTPEEIAKKKAEEAAAARAAAAAKSSAAASNFSTAGYALVSPGSGEVRYPLPGGSYSQGRTIGGGHNGADMLAPAMTPIYAAAAGVVRASAESIGGYGVCVMIDSVVGGQRVQTTYGHMTYGTRQVQAGQTVAAGQLIGFVGSTGRSTANHLHFEVWINGGLVEPYSWLAANAG
- the serC gene encoding phosphoserine transaminase yields the protein MAIEIPRDLLPVDGRFGCGPSKVRPAQLDALLASGATLLGTSHRQAPVKNLVGSVREQLASLFRIPEGYEILVGNGGSTAFWDAAAFGLIERRSQNLVFGEFGGKFAGAAAAPWLEAPDVRKAEPGSRTSAEVVEGVDVYAWPHNETSTGVAAPIERIAADGALTVIDATSAAGGIDFDATQADVYYFAPQKNLGSDGGLWFAVASPAAIERIERIAASDRYIPEFLSLKNAVDNSRLNQTLNTPALTTLHLLDSQLRWILDNGGLSWAGARTAESSSVLYDWAEASAIATPFVTDATHRSPVVVTIDFDESIDAAAIAKTLRANGIVDTEPYRKLGRNQLRVATFVSIEPDDVRQLTRSLDYVLENLGA